From one Myxococcales bacterium genomic stretch:
- a CDS encoding thiolase family protein — protein sequence MPPVYIVSATRTPIGAFLGSLSSMRAPELGAAAIKAAVERAKLQPSQIGEVFMGNVLQAGVGQAPARQALIHAGLPNSVPATTINKVCGSGMQAIIMAARAIALGERDLVVAGGMESMSNVPYYMQGARTGMRMGDGKLTDGMIFDGLWDPYNNVHMGNCGDACAKEHGFSREQQDDFAKESFRRALAAQKEGMFDAEISAVAVPQKKGEPLMVKLDEGPSKGDPSKFAALRPAFAKDGTVTAANASSLNDGASALVLASEKAVKEHNLEPLCRIAGWGGGAQEPVKFTTAPVLAMNEAMLRTGMKLEQMDLFEINEAFAVVTMACAKLSNIDLQKVNVRGGAVALGHPIGATGARMVTTLAYAMKDRNAKRGLASLCIGGGEALALVIER from the coding sequence ATGCCGCCCGTCTACATCGTGTCTGCCACCCGCACGCCCATCGGGGCCTTCTTGGGCTCGCTCTCGTCGATGCGTGCGCCGGAGCTCGGCGCTGCCGCCATCAAAGCCGCCGTCGAGCGGGCCAAGCTTCAGCCGTCGCAGATCGGCGAAGTCTTCATGGGCAACGTGCTCCAGGCGGGCGTCGGCCAGGCGCCTGCGCGCCAAGCGCTCATCCACGCGGGCCTGCCCAACTCGGTCCCCGCCACGACCATCAACAAGGTCTGCGGTTCGGGCATGCAAGCGATCATCATGGCGGCCCGCGCCATCGCCCTTGGCGAGCGCGACCTCGTCGTCGCCGGCGGCATGGAGTCGATGTCGAACGTCCCCTACTACATGCAAGGTGCACGCACCGGCATGCGCATGGGTGACGGCAAGCTCACCGACGGCATGATCTTCGACGGCCTCTGGGACCCGTACAACAACGTCCACATGGGCAACTGCGGCGACGCCTGCGCGAAGGAGCACGGCTTCTCCCGCGAGCAACAAGACGACTTCGCCAAGGAGAGCTTCCGTCGCGCCCTCGCCGCGCAGAAGGAAGGCATGTTCGACGCGGAGATCTCCGCCGTCGCCGTGCCGCAGAAGAAGGGCGAGCCCCTGATGGTCAAGCTCGACGAGGGTCCGTCGAAGGGCGATCCGTCAAAGTTCGCGGCGCTCCGGCCAGCCTTCGCCAAAGACGGCACCGTCACGGCGGCCAACGCCTCGTCGCTCAACGACGGCGCCAGCGCCCTCGTGCTCGCGAGCGAGAAGGCCGTCAAGGAGCACAACCTCGAACCGCTCTGCCGCATCGCCGGCTGGGGCGGCGGCGCGCAAGAGCCCGTCAAATTCACCACGGCGCCCGTTCTCGCCATGAACGAGGCGATGCTCCGCACGGGCATGAAGCTCGAGCAGATGGACCTCTTCGAGATCAACGAAGCCTTCGCCGTCGTCACGATGGCCTGCGCCAAGCTCTCGAACATCGACCTCCAGAAGGTCAACGTTCGCGGCGGCGCCGTGGCGCTGGGTCACCCCATCGGAGCCACCGGCGCGCGCATGGTCACCACGCTCGCGTACGCGATGAAGGATCGCAACGCCAAGCGCGGCCTCGCCTCGCTCTGCATCGGTGGCGGCGAAGCCCTCGCCCTCGTCATCGAGCGCTGA
- a CDS encoding MBL fold metallo-hydrolase produces the protein MSLYPRELFSGVSTLASRTPTLPPATHTNSYAIGTRDVLLVEPATPYEDEQRAWLEWARALRSSGREPLAIVLTHHHADHVGGAALFAKELSLPIWAHAQTAEQLPDLQVAAKLADKQEILLHGPTPMRWHVLHTPGHAAGHVCLYEAMDRTILVGDMVASVGTILIAPGKGEGHMATYLAQLARLEGLGASVALPAHGAPIEDPVGVFRKTREHRLMREGKVLAAATSTPGTAEELLPAAYSDVAAELLPFALLSLRAHLEKLVDEGRVALTDDRYRATT, from the coding sequence ATGTCGCTCTACCCCCGCGAGCTCTTTTCCGGCGTCTCGACGCTCGCGTCTCGCACACCAACCTTGCCGCCGGCAACGCACACCAACAGCTACGCCATCGGCACCCGCGACGTGCTCTTGGTCGAGCCGGCCACCCCCTACGAAGACGAACAGCGCGCGTGGCTCGAATGGGCCCGCGCGCTTCGTTCTTCGGGCCGCGAACCGCTGGCCATCGTGCTCACGCATCACCACGCGGACCACGTGGGCGGCGCCGCTCTTTTTGCCAAGGAGCTCTCGCTGCCCATTTGGGCTCACGCGCAAACGGCCGAACAACTGCCGGACTTGCAAGTTGCCGCCAAGCTCGCCGACAAGCAGGAGATCCTTCTGCACGGTCCCACGCCGATGCGCTGGCACGTGCTCCACACGCCGGGTCATGCGGCCGGCCATGTTTGCCTCTACGAAGCGATGGATCGAACCATCCTCGTCGGCGACATGGTCGCCTCGGTGGGCACGATCCTCATCGCGCCGGGCAAAGGCGAGGGCCACATGGCCACCTACCTCGCGCAGCTCGCACGACTCGAAGGGCTCGGCGCGAGCGTTGCTCTACCGGCCCACGGCGCGCCCATCGAAGATCCCGTCGGCGTCTTCCGAAAGACCCGCGAGCACCGGCTCATGCGGGAAGGCAAAGTGCTCGCGGCCGCCACAAGCACGCCGGGCACCGCGGAAGAGCTGTTGCCGGCGGCCTACAGCGACGTCGCCGCAGAGCTATTGCCCTTCGCGCTCCTCAGCCTGCGCGCTCACCTCGAGAAGCTCGTTGACGAAGGGCGCGTCGCGTTGACGGACGACCGCTACCGCGCGACGACCTAG
- a CDS encoding choice-of-anchor D domain-containing protein, with protein sequence MLSAPALLRPLTFLALLGVAPLLAATGCVKNAAPPILDDPDASIALPGTEGADGSVLAPGKLVFDTAAIDWGFVDCRTTPPAKTLKVKNVGDKDVPFKISVEGAAFDVSPKTGVALPGSETTFTLTAALAAEAPARVALEGALLIESDPGVPQVRVPLKLTPEGAMLRVADENVSFGEVKVGQLATPVTVELENTGFVPIEVTLVPPTGDELGLAWTNVPAPIALGATEKKTLSATFAPKSEGKKSADATLTVKGPICGAVPTAIKLSGEGVYKPVTVTAGPLLFGAVDCGTTATAKTVSIQNDNAFAVTFTAALTKAASSPFTVSPASGSVPAGGSLNVTVTPKAMTAPRVITANAYGDTLTVTTNAPNDTPHVVDLQQSARGAILGTTFVAAFGAQTVGTTTNHTLTVNNTGNASVNVAMATAAPFAVSPASPTALTVGGGLSANATVSFVPTVTAAQAKNLTFAVAGPLCGSAPATVGLSGSGTVPIFSTGGRITTFSATCGAGAVPSQTLTLRNDAAALGKLLITNIAKTGPFTVSPTSLAAIDPGGTGSLTITASQPIIGTDRGGQTDPGTITFNTNDPNNPSITVAIARAVHGANLDYAVRAGRILVPTSLVDFPGCPLQTPVPSDAFYIRNTGDEDVLTINTLTSGQWTFATSAGLTSFGILAGNSMLMTGSYSGPVVASLPAQSVSPASSPSTNVCIPLPKLNVTYTLLPLSDTRCIIIL encoded by the coding sequence GTGCTTAGCGCTCCCGCTCTCCTTCGTCCGCTGACCTTCCTGGCTCTCCTCGGGGTCGCCCCGCTACTCGCCGCCACTGGCTGCGTGAAGAACGCGGCGCCGCCCATCCTCGATGATCCCGACGCGAGCATCGCGCTCCCCGGGACCGAGGGCGCCGACGGGAGTGTTCTCGCGCCGGGCAAGCTCGTCTTCGACACGGCCGCGATCGATTGGGGCTTCGTCGATTGTCGAACGACCCCGCCGGCCAAGACCCTCAAGGTCAAGAACGTCGGCGACAAAGACGTGCCGTTCAAGATCAGCGTCGAGGGCGCTGCCTTTGACGTGTCACCCAAGACCGGCGTGGCGCTCCCCGGGAGTGAAACAACCTTCACGCTGACCGCGGCGCTAGCGGCCGAGGCTCCTGCTCGTGTCGCGCTCGAGGGCGCCCTCCTCATCGAGAGCGATCCAGGCGTGCCGCAGGTGCGCGTTCCGCTGAAGCTTACTCCCGAGGGCGCGATGCTGCGCGTCGCCGACGAGAACGTTTCCTTTGGCGAAGTGAAGGTCGGGCAGCTCGCGACCCCCGTCACCGTCGAGCTCGAGAACACTGGCTTCGTCCCCATCGAGGTGACCCTCGTGCCGCCGACGGGCGACGAATTGGGCCTCGCGTGGACGAACGTTCCGGCACCGATCGCCCTCGGCGCCACCGAGAAGAAGACGCTGAGCGCGACCTTCGCGCCCAAGTCCGAGGGAAAGAAGTCGGCCGACGCGACCCTCACCGTGAAGGGACCGATCTGCGGCGCCGTGCCGACGGCCATCAAGCTCTCCGGCGAAGGCGTCTACAAGCCGGTCACCGTTACCGCAGGCCCGCTCCTCTTCGGAGCCGTTGACTGCGGCACCACGGCCACTGCGAAGACCGTCTCGATTCAGAACGACAACGCGTTCGCCGTGACCTTCACCGCGGCGCTCACCAAGGCCGCGTCATCGCCCTTCACGGTCTCTCCCGCGTCCGGCAGCGTGCCGGCCGGTGGCTCGCTCAACGTGACGGTGACCCCGAAGGCCATGACCGCGCCGCGGGTCATCACGGCGAACGCCTACGGTGACACGTTGACGGTGACGACCAACGCACCGAACGACACGCCGCACGTCGTCGACCTCCAGCAATCGGCGCGCGGGGCCATCCTCGGAACCACGTTCGTGGCCGCGTTTGGCGCACAGACCGTCGGCACAACGACCAACCACACGCTCACCGTGAACAACACGGGCAACGCATCGGTCAATGTCGCCATGGCCACGGCGGCTCCCTTTGCCGTGAGTCCTGCCTCGCCGACGGCGCTCACCGTTGGCGGAGGCCTCTCCGCCAACGCCACCGTGTCGTTCGTCCCCACGGTCACCGCGGCTCAGGCCAAGAACCTCACCTTCGCGGTCGCCGGTCCGCTCTGCGGCTCAGCACCGGCGACCGTCGGCCTCTCCGGCAGCGGCACCGTGCCCATCTTCAGCACCGGCGGACGCATCACGACCTTCAGCGCCACCTGCGGCGCCGGCGCCGTGCCGTCGCAGACGCTCACCCTTCGCAACGACGCGGCGGCCCTCGGCAAGCTGCTCATCACGAACATCGCGAAGACGGGGCCTTTCACGGTGAGCCCGACGAGCCTCGCGGCCATCGACCCCGGCGGCACCGGCTCGCTCACGATCACCGCGAGTCAGCCGATCATTGGTACCGATCGCGGCGGTCAAACGGACCCCGGCACGATCACCTTCAACACCAACGATCCGAACAACCCGTCGATCACCGTGGCCATCGCGCGCGCCGTGCACGGGGCCAACCTCGACTACGCGGTCCGCGCGGGGCGCATTCTCGTGCCCACGTCGCTCGTGGACTTCCCTGGCTGTCCCCTGCAAACGCCGGTGCCTTCCGACGCCTTCTACATCCGCAACACGGGCGACGAGGACGTCCTCACGATCAACACCCTTACGTCGGGGCAGTGGACCTTCGCCACGTCCGCGGGGCTCACGAGCTTCGGCATTCTCGCTGGCAACTCGATGTTGATGACCGGCAGCTATTCGGGGCCCGTGGTGGCTTCGCTCCCCGCGCAGTCGGTTTCGCCCGCGTCGTCGCCATCGACGAACGTGTGCATTCCGCTGCCGAAGCTCAACGTGACCTACACGCTCCTGCCGCTGAGCGACACGCGCTGCATCATCATCTTGTAG
- a CDS encoding site-2 protease family protein encodes MPASSPSSNDSPKRLREPETPDDPPLSGDSASSGWKRASVLFVLTVLSVFATAWTNSPAHEQAPLGREALSQAAQFTGALLAILVTHEFGHFIAAKLHGVPASPPFFIPLPLLSPFGTMGAIIRMSGRIPSRRALLDIGASGPLAGLAVAIPMYLYGASHSRFVPLEGGEGVTLGESILLKLLDRIAMGAAPAGMQLELGPVAFAAWGGLFVTMINLLPVGQLDGGHVAYSLFGRRQNELATFVHRSLLALFFVNLSLFVLRDVRAGLGLMQLGTHISNSMFWLMWFTVLAVLASLATPAEPRQDGEPRVSNRQRLFGIFGLVALSSYGAHRRAEGLFWVAWFVGLGLLLAMERRGGSLRSARPTEPGLFDHPETVDATTELGAGRKAVAVVTLLFFVLLFMPTPIVM; translated from the coding sequence ATGCCCGCCTCGAGCCCCAGCTCCAACGACTCGCCGAAGCGCTTGCGCGAGCCCGAAACGCCGGATGATCCGCCGCTGTCGGGCGACAGCGCGAGCTCCGGCTGGAAGCGCGCGAGCGTTCTATTTGTTCTCACCGTCCTCAGCGTCTTCGCCACGGCGTGGACCAACTCGCCGGCCCACGAACAGGCGCCGCTCGGGCGGGAGGCGCTCTCACAAGCCGCTCAGTTCACCGGCGCGCTCTTGGCGATCCTCGTAACGCACGAGTTCGGGCATTTCATCGCCGCAAAGCTCCACGGCGTGCCGGCCTCGCCGCCGTTCTTCATTCCGCTCCCCTTGTTGTCGCCCTTCGGCACCATGGGCGCCATCATTCGCATGAGCGGGCGCATTCCCTCACGTCGAGCGCTCCTCGACATCGGCGCGAGTGGTCCGCTCGCGGGCCTCGCCGTCGCCATCCCCATGTACCTTTACGGCGCGAGTCACTCGCGCTTCGTCCCGTTGGAGGGCGGAGAGGGCGTGACGCTCGGTGAATCCATCCTGCTGAAGCTCCTCGACCGTATCGCGATGGGGGCGGCGCCAGCGGGCATGCAGCTCGAGCTCGGCCCCGTCGCCTTCGCCGCGTGGGGCGGCCTCTTCGTCACGATGATCAACCTCTTGCCGGTGGGGCAACTCGACGGCGGTCACGTCGCCTATTCGCTGTTCGGGCGGAGGCAGAACGAGCTCGCGACTTTCGTGCACCGCTCACTCCTGGCCCTCTTCTTCGTGAACCTGTCCCTCTTCGTGCTGCGCGACGTGCGCGCGGGGCTCGGCCTCATGCAGCTCGGCACGCACATCTCGAACTCGATGTTTTGGCTCATGTGGTTCACGGTCTTGGCAGTCCTCGCTTCGCTGGCGACGCCCGCCGAGCCTCGTCAAGACGGTGAGCCGCGCGTGTCGAATCGGCAGCGACTCTTCGGCATCTTCGGCCTCGTCGCCCTCTCGTCTTACGGCGCGCATCGCCGCGCCGAGGGGCTCTTCTGGGTCGCGTGGTTCGTAGGCCTGGGTCTCTTGCTCGCCATGGAGCGACGCGGCGGCTCGCTCCGGAGCGCCCGGCCTACGGAGCCGGGCCTCTTCGACCATCCCGAGACGGTTGATGCGACGACCGAGCTCGGCGCAGGTCGCAAGGCCGTTGCCGTCGTCACGTTGCTCTTCTTCGTGCTCCTCTTCATGCCGACGCCGATTGTGATGTGA
- a CDS encoding SUMF1/EgtB/PvdO family nonheme iron enzyme, protein MSRLDPAFGCSSATCTPCSLDTNAVFTCDATQACAFSACAAGYKPCAGKCVAITDPTYGCGATTCDLAACPDAGSGTLVCQGTTCAIGACGAGTKPCGNFCVPTDRNNGCQAASCASCTTKETCQGTPSACACAPDRLTPCTGKDCGPATDTCGVPFTCNDSCPGRGLVCGGGGATANKCGCVAQPPEVTCAGKACGPATDNCGQSVLCPNTCAPGEACGVGGINSCGAPPSCVAAGSTQGLTTCGPAGDQNCCDHALVPGGSFLGSDDKFLPATISPFRLDLYEVTVGRFRNFATAWAGGWRPQAGVGKHTHLNGGQGVVHATGGFEGGWNSSWDAGIGNFNTDLLPGSSTSTWTVSSGAGDVRALNRITFREAFAFCIWDGGFLPTAFEWNFAATAGSEQRLYPWGSTGPSDGQVVYCPGGSCAGTKPVTPGTKPAGAAAWGHLDMAGNVGEWGLGQLTAGVPSCIDCVGLIPADTNTGYLGGSFLANTSQIDTKTGSSLGDTFRSDRIGARCARLP, encoded by the coding sequence GTGAGCCGTCTCGACCCCGCCTTCGGTTGCAGCAGCGCGACGTGCACCCCGTGCTCGCTCGACACCAACGCCGTCTTCACGTGCGACGCAACACAGGCCTGCGCGTTCTCCGCGTGCGCCGCCGGCTACAAGCCGTGCGCAGGGAAGTGCGTCGCGATCACCGATCCGACGTACGGCTGCGGCGCCACCACGTGCGATCTCGCCGCGTGCCCCGACGCGGGAAGCGGCACGCTCGTTTGCCAAGGCACGACCTGCGCGATTGGCGCTTGCGGTGCGGGCACGAAGCCATGCGGCAACTTCTGCGTCCCCACCGATCGGAACAACGGCTGCCAGGCCGCGAGCTGTGCATCGTGCACCACCAAAGAGACCTGCCAGGGAACCCCAAGCGCATGCGCGTGCGCGCCCGACCGCCTGACGCCGTGCACCGGCAAGGACTGCGGCCCCGCTACCGACACCTGCGGTGTTCCCTTCACCTGCAACGACTCATGCCCTGGCAGGGGCCTCGTTTGCGGCGGCGGCGGAGCGACCGCCAACAAGTGTGGATGCGTCGCCCAACCGCCTGAAGTGACCTGCGCGGGAAAGGCTTGCGGCCCTGCGACCGACAATTGTGGACAATCGGTCCTATGTCCCAACACGTGCGCCCCGGGCGAAGCCTGCGGGGTTGGGGGCATCAATAGCTGCGGCGCGCCCCCGAGCTGCGTTGCCGCTGGGTCGACGCAGGGCCTCACGACCTGCGGTCCCGCTGGCGATCAGAACTGCTGCGACCACGCGCTTGTGCCTGGAGGAAGTTTCTTGGGCAGTGATGACAAGTTCCTCCCGGCGACCATCAGCCCCTTCCGCCTCGACCTCTACGAAGTCACCGTGGGGCGCTTCCGAAACTTCGCAACCGCCTGGGCTGGCGGTTGGCGCCCCCAAGCCGGCGTTGGGAAGCACACGCATCTTAACGGTGGGCAAGGCGTGGTGCACGCGACCGGGGGATTCGAAGGCGGCTGGAACAGCTCTTGGGACGCGGGCATCGGCAACTTCAACACCGATTTGCTCCCTGGCTCGTCGACCTCCACATGGACGGTAAGCTCGGGCGCGGGCGATGTTCGAGCCCTCAACCGCATCACGTTTCGGGAGGCGTTCGCCTTCTGCATCTGGGACGGCGGCTTCTTGCCCACGGCCTTCGAATGGAATTTCGCCGCCACTGCAGGTTCGGAACAGCGACTCTACCCGTGGGGCTCGACGGGTCCGTCCGATGGCCAGGTCGTCTACTGCCCAGGGGGAAGCTGTGCGGGGACCAAGCCAGTCACTCCGGGCACGAAACCCGCCGGCGCCGCCGCCTGGGGACACCTGGACATGGCCGGCAACGTCGGCGAGTGGGGCCTCGGCCAGCTCACCGCGGGCGTCCCTTCTTGCATCGACTGCGTGGGACTGATTCCCGCAGACACGAACACCGGGTACCTCGGTGGCTCGTTCTTGGCCAACACCTCTCAAATCGACACGAAGACGGGCTCGTCTCTTGGCGACACGTTCCGAAGCGACCGCATCGGCGCACGGTGCGCGCGCCTTCCATGA
- a CDS encoding phytanoyl-CoA dioxygenase family protein yields the protein MTAPFDDVPTLTIADDEAHSQKLKPSTVDEAVRLFREGGALRLHGAIPLEFLEELDGHYRKRYWSELESTDKEDRRPLFTVDVEGPFARPQFYANPLVFPIIERLLGDDCILGACSSVVSFPGAPDQFTHRDSDSLFGDFAYDVKLPPYALTVLMPLVDADAETGSTEVWPTTQHEPDFEKAKATPPVHPVVPRGSIMMTDSRVVHRGARNRSERVRPLVYCSYHRHWFRDYGGYETRPPISINPIEYARVPREYRRLFSWGFDRYLKIRVKRGARRVALDVLPQRVLLPLKHALKSR from the coding sequence ATGACCGCACCGTTCGACGACGTTCCCACGCTCACCATCGCAGACGACGAGGCGCACTCGCAGAAGCTAAAGCCGAGCACCGTCGACGAAGCGGTTCGCCTCTTTCGCGAAGGCGGCGCGCTTCGGCTTCATGGCGCCATACCGCTCGAGTTCTTGGAGGAGCTCGACGGCCACTATCGCAAGCGGTACTGGTCCGAGCTCGAGTCCACCGACAAGGAAGATCGGCGGCCGCTCTTCACCGTCGACGTGGAAGGGCCCTTCGCGCGGCCGCAGTTTTACGCCAACCCGCTCGTGTTCCCGATCATCGAGCGCCTCTTGGGCGACGACTGCATCCTCGGCGCGTGCAGCTCCGTCGTGTCGTTTCCGGGGGCCCCCGACCAGTTTACACACCGCGACTCCGACTCCCTCTTCGGCGACTTCGCGTACGACGTGAAGCTTCCGCCCTACGCGCTCACCGTGCTGATGCCGCTCGTCGACGCGGATGCGGAGACCGGTTCCACGGAGGTGTGGCCGACCACGCAACACGAGCCCGACTTCGAGAAGGCCAAGGCGACTCCGCCGGTTCATCCCGTGGTCCCGCGCGGCTCCATCATGATGACCGACAGCCGCGTCGTCCACCGCGGCGCCCGCAACCGCTCCGAGCGCGTCCGCCCGCTGGTGTATTGCAGCTACCATCGTCACTGGTTTCGCGACTACGGCGGCTACGAGACCCGGCCGCCCATCTCCATCAACCCCATCGAGTACGCTCGCGTCCCTCGCGAATACCGGCGCCTCTTCTCGTGGGGTTTCGATCGCTACCTCAAGATCCGCGTCAAGCGGGGCGCCCGTCGTGTCGCGCTCGACGTGCTCCCTCAGCGCGTCCTTTTACCGCTCAAGCACGCACTGAAGAGCCGCTGA